One stretch of Macrotis lagotis isolate mMagLag1 chromosome 7, bilby.v1.9.chrom.fasta, whole genome shotgun sequence DNA includes these proteins:
- the PLEKHA5 gene encoding pleckstrin homology domain-containing family A member 5 isoform X20 codes for MAADLNLEWICSLPPTWTYGITKGGRVFFINEEAKSTTWLHPVTGEAVVTGHRRQSADLPTGWEEAYTFEGARYYIN; via the exons ATGGCGGCGGATCTGAACCTGGAGTGGATCTGCTCCCTGCCCCCGACCTGGACCTACGGGATCACCAAAGGCGGCCGCGTGTTTTTCATCAA CGAGGAGGCGAAGAGCACCACCTGGCTGCACCCCGTCACGGGCGAGGCCGTGGTCACCGGGCACCGGCGGCAGAGCGCAG atttgcCTACTGGTTGGGAAGAAGCATATACTTTTGAAGGAGCAAGATATTATATAAA